The DNA segment ACTCGTGACTGGCGCGGCGATCCGGATAGGCCAGGTCGAATCCGGCCTCCCGCAGCTTCACCATCAGATAGTTGGCATTGAGGGTGGCGTATTCGCCCACCCGCTGCATGCCTTCCCGGCCCAGCATGCGGGCATAGATATAGGCCCGCAGGAGAACCCCGGCATTGCCCATGAAGGCGGAGAGCCGGCCAATGCTGTTGGGCAGCTCCTCGTCCTTGCTCCAGCGGAAGCCCTCGCCTTCCTTGACCACCACCGGACCCGGCATGAAGGGCTTGAGCCGTTCACTGACACCAATGGCGCCGGAGCCCGGCCCACCACCACCATGGGGCGTGGAGAAGGTCTTATGGAGATTCATGTGAATCACATCGAAACCCATGTCCCCCGGGCGCACCTTGCCCAGAATGGCATTGAGGTTGGCACCATCGTAATAGAGCAGGCCGCCGGCCTCATGGATGATCTTTGCCATGTCCTCGATCTTGCGGTCGAAGACCCCCACCGTGGAGGGGTTGGTGAGCATGATGCCGGCGGTCTTCGGCCCCACCACTTCCCGCAGGGCATCCAGATCCACATCGCCGTCCTTGCCGGTGGGGATTTCCCGCACCTTGCAGCCACACATGGTAGCGGTGGCCGGATTGGTGCCGTGAGCGGCATCGGGGACGATGATCTCATCGCGCTCATGGTCGCCACGGCTCTCGTGGTAGGCCCGGATCATCGCCACACCGGAGAATTCCCCCTGGGCACCGGCCATGGGGGTCAGGGAGACGCCGGCCATGCCGGTGACTTCCTGAAGAATATCCTGAAGGTCATGCATGCAGGCGAGAAAACCCTGGCCATGGCTTTCCGGCCCCAGCGGATGGCGGGACAGGAAACCCGGCAACATGGCCAAGGTATTACAGGCCCGCGGGTTGTATTTCATGGTGCAGGAACCCAGGGGATAGAAATGGGTATCAATGGAGAAATTTTTCTGGGACAGACGGGTGTAGTGGCGAACCACCTGCAACTCCGACACCGCCGGCAATTCCGGCGCCTCTCGGCGACGGAAGGCTTCTGGAATATCATCCATGGCCGGGTATTCCTGGGGTGCCTGGGCGTAAGCGCGGCGCCCCTGACGGGCATGTTCAAAGATCATCATGGTCGTCTGTTCCCAGTCGTATTCGTGTTCCGCTCAATGAGGTCCAGGCCGGTGAGTCCAGCCTGATCATTTCAAGCAAGTGCCATAATTCAGCCAAGGGCCTTGATAGCCGCTTCGTAATCCGGTTCCTCGGCGATCTCCGGAACCAGTTCCCGATACACCACCTTGTCGTTCTCATCCAAGACCACCACCGCACGGGCAGTGATGCCGGCCATGGGGCCGTCTTCGATCAACACCCCGTAATCCCGGGCGAAATCACGGCTGCGCATCAGCGACAGGTTCACCACATTGTCCAGAGATTCATCCGAGCAGAAACGTTCCATGGCAAAGGGCAGATCCGCCGAGATCATCAGCATCACGGTGTCGGAATGCTGGCTGGCATGCTGGTTGAACTTGCGCGTGGAATTGGCGCAAACCGGCGTATCCATGCTGGGGAAGATGTTGAGCAGTTTCTTCTTGCCGGCAAAATCCGACAGGCTCTTGTCGGACAGGTCCTTGGCGGTCAGGCGAAAATCCGGGGCCTTGTCGCCCACTGCCGGCATGTCTCCATTGGTGTGGATCTCATTGCCTTTCAGGGTAATCGTCGCCATTGATGCAAACTCCTTTAACGGGCTGGTTTCAGCCACAAATGCGGCTTATCAGGCGGCCTTGACCGAGGCGAGCACCTCGCCCAATACATCCCGATAAGCACGAATATCGTCTTCGGTCTTGGTCTCGGTGGCGCAGACCAGAATCGCCTCGCCCAGCTCCGGGTACCAGTCCTTGAGCGACAAGCCGCCCAGGACGCCACGCTCGGCCATGGCATCCAGTACCTTGTCCGCGGGCCGGTCCAGACGGATCACCGTCTCATGGAAATAAGGGCTATCAAAAGCCCCATTGACACCATTCAGCTCGCTCACTGCATCCCGCAACTGGCGGGTGCGCTGGTGGGAGACCGCCGCCACCCGGGCCAGGCCTTCAGCGCCCAGCAGCGCCATGTAAATGGTGGCCGCCGTGACCATCAGGCCCTGGTTGGTGCAGATATTGGAGGTGGCCTTGGAACGGCGGATATGCTGTTCCCGTGGCTGCAGGGTCAGGGTAAAGCCCTCCTTGCCGTCTTCATCGACTGTGCGGCCCACCAATCGCCCGGGCATCTGGCGCACCAGCTTCTGACTGCAGCAGAGTATCCCGAAATAGGGCCCACCGGAGGACAGGGGAACACCCAGGGGCTGGCCTTCACCCACCATGATATCGGCGCCCTTCTCACCCCAGTTCCCCGGCGGCTCAATCACCGCCAGACTGGTGGGGTTCACCACGGCAATCACCAAAGCGCCGTTCTCATGGGCCCAATCCGTAATGGCATCAACTTCCTCCAGGGAGCCGAAGAAGTTGGGCTGGGGAATCACCACGGCGGTGATGTCTTCTCCCTCATGGGCCTTAAAGGCACTCAACGGCGTGCTGCCCTTCTCCCGTTCGAAGTCCACGCTCTGGAAATCCAGCTCCTGGGCCCCGGCGATGGCCTGGGTCACCTGGCGGTACAAGGGATGCACGCTCCGGGGCACGAGGATCTTCCGGGACTTGGATTTGCGATTGGCCCGCACGGCCATGAGGCTGGCTTCCGCCAGGGCCGTGGCACCGTCATACAGGGAGGCGTTGGAAACGTCCATGGCCGTAAGCTCGGTCATCATGGACTGATATTCGTAGATCAGCTGCAGGGTGCCCTGACTGGCCTCGGCCTGATAGGGCGTGTAGGCACTGTAGTACTCACCCCGGGTGGTGATCTCCCATACCGCAGCCGGAATATGATGCTCATAAGCGCCAGCGCCGATGAAACAGCTGGCATGACCGTCCTGGGCTGCGCGCTCATGCATGAGGCGGGAGATGGCCATCTCGCTCAGTGAGTCCGGCACCCCGGGCAGGTCGTGAATACGCAAGCTGTCCGGGATCTCGTCAAACAACTGCTCGATGCTTTCCACGCCGATGGCGTCCAGCATCTCCCGAACTTCGTTTTCGGTATGGGGAATAAAAGGCATCGCCGTTATCCAATTCTCGTCATGAATACGATGTAATGACACCCGGCAAGCTCAAGGGCTGCCGGGTGTCAAACTGGCATTACTCGTCTTCCAGGAGCTTCTGGTAGGCCGCGGCATCCATCAGGCCATCCACGTCTTCCGGCTTTTCCGGGCGCAGGCGGAAGATCCAGCCCTCGCCGTAGGGGTCTTCATTCACATGCTCGGGCTCATCGGCCAGGGATTCATGGGATTCCACCACTTCGCCCGCCACGGGGCAGTAGATATCGGAGGCCGCCTTGACCGACTCCACCACGGCAGCCGCATCACCGGCACCATAGCTTTCACCCACTTCCGGGGCTTCCACATAGACCAGATCCCCCAGGGCACCCTGGGCATGGTCGGAAATACCCACGGTAATGGTGCCGTCGTCTTCCACCCGTACCCATTCGTGGCTTTTTGCGTATTTAAGTTCAGCCGGGACCTTGCTCATGGATTGATCTCCCTTGTTCAGTTTGGAATCGATGCCGCCGCCTTCAGACGGTGACCTTGATTTCACCCTGCCGGACGAAGGGTGGCTTGACCACTTTGGCCGGCACACGTCGTTTGCGAATTTCCACTTCCACCGTCTCACCGCAATTTTTGGGGACCCGCGCCAGCCCGATGGAACGCTCCAGGGTGGGAGAATAGCTGCCACTGGTCACTTCCCCTTCCCCGCCATCACAGACGACGGCCTGATGAGAGCGTAGTACACCCCGGCCCTCCAGAATCAGGCCGACAAATTTCCATGCCACGCCCCCAGCCTTTTTGGCCGCCAGGGCCTTGCGCCCGATAAAGTCCCGGTCCTCGGGCTCCCAGGCCACGGTCCAGCCCAGACCGGACTCCAGCGGTGTCACGGATTCGTCCATATCGGTGCCGTAAAGATTCAGCCCCGCCTCCAAGCGCAAGGTATCCCGGGCACCCAGACCGATGGGCGCCACATCCGCTTCCATCAGGCCCTGCCAGAAGGACACCACGTCATCGGC comes from the Natronospira proteinivora genome and includes:
- the gcvPB gene encoding aminomethyl-transferring glycine dehydrogenase subunit GcvPB, with the translated sequence MMIFEHARQGRRAYAQAPQEYPAMDDIPEAFRRREAPELPAVSELQVVRHYTRLSQKNFSIDTHFYPLGSCTMKYNPRACNTLAMLPGFLSRHPLGPESHGQGFLACMHDLQDILQEVTGMAGVSLTPMAGAQGEFSGVAMIRAYHESRGDHERDEIIVPDAAHGTNPATATMCGCKVREIPTGKDGDVDLDALREVVGPKTAGIMLTNPSTVGVFDRKIEDMAKIIHEAGGLLYYDGANLNAILGKVRPGDMGFDVIHMNLHKTFSTPHGGGGPGSGAIGVSERLKPFMPGPVVVKEGEGFRWSKDEELPNSIGRLSAFMGNAGVLLRAYIYARMLGREGMQRVGEYATLNANYLMVKLREAGFDLAYPDRRASHEFIVTLKRQAKEDGVIATDYAKRLLDYGYHAPTMYFPLLVPECLLIEPTETEAKEELDGFVEAMVAIKREGETDPAKLKGAPYTLPVKRLDDVKAAKQLDLAWRKANAA
- the tpx gene encoding thiol peroxidase — translated: MATITLKGNEIHTNGDMPAVGDKAPDFRLTAKDLSDKSLSDFAGKKKLLNIFPSMDTPVCANSTRKFNQHASQHSDTVMLMISADLPFAMERFCSDESLDNVVNLSLMRSRDFARDYGVLIEDGPMAGITARAVVVLDENDKVVYRELVPEIAEEPDYEAAIKALG
- the gcvPA gene encoding aminomethyl-transferring glycine dehydrogenase subunit GcvPA: MPFIPHTENEVREMLDAIGVESIEQLFDEIPDSLRIHDLPGVPDSLSEMAISRLMHERAAQDGHASCFIGAGAYEHHIPAAVWEITTRGEYYSAYTPYQAEASQGTLQLIYEYQSMMTELTAMDVSNASLYDGATALAEASLMAVRANRKSKSRKILVPRSVHPLYRQVTQAIAGAQELDFQSVDFEREKGSTPLSAFKAHEGEDITAVVIPQPNFFGSLEEVDAITDWAHENGALVIAVVNPTSLAVIEPPGNWGEKGADIMVGEGQPLGVPLSSGGPYFGILCCSQKLVRQMPGRLVGRTVDEDGKEGFTLTLQPREQHIRRSKATSNICTNQGLMVTAATIYMALLGAEGLARVAAVSHQRTRQLRDAVSELNGVNGAFDSPYFHETVIRLDRPADKVLDAMAERGVLGGLSLKDWYPELGEAILVCATETKTEDDIRAYRDVLGEVLASVKAA
- the gcvH gene encoding glycine cleavage system protein GcvH — its product is MSKVPAELKYAKSHEWVRVEDDGTITVGISDHAQGALGDLVYVEAPEVGESYGAGDAAAVVESVKAASDIYCPVAGEVVESHESLADEPEHVNEDPYGEGWIFRLRPEKPEDVDGLMDAAAYQKLLEDE